DNA from Malus sylvestris chromosome 11, drMalSylv7.2, whole genome shotgun sequence:
TGGACATTGAACCTCTTGCAGTAATTCTCTAGGCGGCGCCCTGTCTGTTCAACCCTTTCTGAAGGCCGAAAACCTGGTTGGGGAAACTCAACTCCGGTAATACGAAGCATGGGAGGTCCGCCAGGTCTCTTGGAGAGGCCCTTGATGAGGCAAGGCCATTGGTAGCCATAGAGGACACCGAAATCAATGATGTGAAGCCTTGTCGCTTTCTCCGCTAGTTTCAGAATCGTTTTGTTAGCATATAAATTCGACATCTTGTGGAAGGGGCAAGCCTTGATGTAAGTCTGGTAAGCTTTTAAGAGATCAGCAGCTGACATACTGTTGGGAAGGGAAGTGTACGAGGGAACGCCAGAACCCAAGCGCAGTTCGAGGCCATCTGCCAAGTAATGAGCTAATCTCTGTGTGCCATCGCCGGAGGGAGAAGAGTTGAGCCTTATCTGCTTGAGTAGTTCATCTGCATTCCTTCTGTCATAGCTTGCAACAGCTTGTGCACATTGAGTCAGCATCGACCATAAATCAACCATCCCTGCATTGTCGTCTGGCTTTTTCTTGCGTGTTTTCTTGCCCTTCGATCCTCTCGACTTCCCGTTGAGCTGCAACTTCTTGCTTTCCTGGGGAGAACATGAGTTGGACTCTTGTTTGTCATTCTCACAGAGCAGTACCTTATCAAGCAGCTCCGGTAGTTCAACTTCGTCAGCATAAACCGCTGAAAGCTTGTTGCTCCTCCCGTCATCTACAGAATCCCCGTCTTCCCTCTGGCGATTCTTCTTGTTCCTTGATCCATTCGGAGAGTTACTCACATCCTTAACCTGCAGCTCCCTCGGCGCCATAACAAACGATGAGTTGTGTTCCAGATGCGCGATTTCACCCTCGCCGCTCGAAACCAAAGGGTTTGGAATTTGGGCAGGAGAGAACTTGGAAACATCTTGAACACAATCCCAATCCGATCCAACCCAGTTTGCAGAAGCAACAGAGCCAGAACTGCTGTGATTACTGCCTGGGTTCGGGCTCTCAACATATCGATACACGGAATCAAGAAGTGGATCAGTTGAGAAGGGATTCTGCTCCTGAACAAGCACATCATGCAGTGATTTTTCAGCAGCTTGGAGGGCCAAACATTCGTGCAGCATGCAAGGCTTGTTCTCCAAGTATTCCTCTTCCTCCATAAGCATCTGACTTATGTACCTGAGAATTTCATTGGATGTGTCACCGCTGTCCGGAGAATCCACCTCCGAGCTCACGCCCGGCGACGAAGATAAATCACTAACAGGGTCGGGATTGACAAGGAAGAAACTAGGATCAGTGAAATCATGGTTGGCTTCAAACTCATGAACAAGATTGGGATTCGAGTAGGCCGGAACGGGGGCTTGCTCGAACACGAAGTTGTTCATGGGACTTGGAAATTCATCCAGAAAGGTATCCATAACCTAACAGGATtcagaagaaaatgagaaatctAAGGAATGGAGATTTTAGGAAGAGTATGGACACAttgatacatacatatatatattaaaatagcCGCCAACTTGGAATATTTAAAGGCTTCAACGAATAATGATGGATGTTCTATAAtatctttaaaatactaaaataggAACGGTGATGTTTCTTATGAACAAAATATCTTGACTTGCTAACAAAAGTTTTATCTGATCATACCTTCCAGGAAATGAGAAAGCTCACTTATTTAAATCTGGCTTGGGCCACTTAGTACAATGatttagtaatatttttttttccatttgtaagtgagaggtcttaggtttgattatcgCATGTGGTGAATTTgtaccatattattgctagcccattgtgaggtttagcTCACTCTCCCACTCTAttggtgtagataatatcgtttgttcaaaaataaaaaatctagcTTGGATTAATACATGTCATCAAAATGGATCGATTTTGTTGGGAGGAAATTAGGAAATCTTATATGAACCCACTAACCTTTTCCTAcaccaaatttaaattttaaatgtgcatTGGTTTTTaccttattacataattaccatcaagtacaaaataaaattaacaataaaactatcaataaacccaaattCAATAATAAAACTCTAATATCACCCAATCTTTATGTTATGTTTACTCTAGCTAAAAACCTAAGATgctcttacaaaaaaaaataaaaatgcttGTTTTGATCTatggatgatgattttgaatcctCTAGCTAAGATATTAATCGATTtatgcaagttttttttttcatttggtttcaattttttaagaTTTCGGAGTGTATTGCCTGCAAAACTGACTTTAGCCAAGTATGTGtatgaaacaaaagaaaggaaaaaggaataccaattaagttttttttttaatttttttttcccgttTTCTTTCAAGTTTTTTTAGGGTCTAGTAGTGAAAGGTTGCAGTCATATATGCGACTTTCCATGGTTGCAACCAGTGACCGATCCAAAATTTTAGCATCGGGTAGTCCCAATTTtatagcaaaaaataaaaaataaaaaaaaccaaaataacacTGAAAAAAATAATGACAAAGTCATTACCATTTATATGTCTACCATAATAAAAATGAGTGCAACTACATAATGTATTGTATAACTCTGATCGTGAATGCAAGACTATCAAAACTTTTACGATTAATACATAGATAAACATTGTGTTGAACACTTGAGTGACAAGTCCTTACAACATGCACTAATAAATAAACCAATCTCCCCAAGAAAAACTTGCATAACTAAAccctaattagggttttgggttcAAAAGAAGAATGGAAGACATTTGCAAACCTAGAGGCTAAACCCTAATGCCAAGGGAGACATGAGGGTACGTTCAAAGGTTTTTTACTGGCTGGAAGAGTTGAGGAATCCCAAAGTATCCTTGCCAGCGAATGAGGATCCTCACTAGATcatttttttgagaattttgataatttttcaatcacatccgttcatcgtacatcgtacatcgtgtagtAAATTTTCATCAAAtgctgtttatattcaattttaaatataaaaaattacaataatttctaATTACACGATATATatgaaaaaatataattaaaaaatatttaaaattctcacaaaaaaaaTCCGACGAGAATCCTCTCTTCTTGCCAACAACTAAATGGCAAAGGTGCATAGCAAAAGGCAAAAGGGCCAAAGATAAAACGAAATGTTTACTTGAATGAGATTGGGACCcatttaatttactttttcctttttattaaaatctCTAAATTGTTTTTTACTTGGGAATTTAAAAACCCATCACGTGAAGTCTAGAAAATGTCCAATCACAATGAGAAGAGCAGTCGGCAGTGCTGTCGGTAGTGCTCTTAAAACTTTTTATCTATTGGCTTGGCGTTTGGCCAAGTCATTTTAAAACAGAgtcctctttctccttctgtAACAGAAGGAGCGGTGCATCggcagccatggctgctgtTCTCCACCACTACAGCCCAGACTTGGGTGGTGCTCTGTGGTTTCAATAGGCCTTTATCTGAGCTTGCGGGTGGTCTCAGTTCCTTAATAGATCCGCCTCTGGTTGCAACCGTGCATTTTTGTATCTGCATAATTTGTTTTCCTGTGAAATTATCTTAATATTTGTTGTTAAGacgatttcttttgttttcctgATAAAAAGCAATTATCAATGCACCtgcactatttttctttttgttaaattttgattattattaaagaaaatgaaaaagttcGAAACTATTACATTAACTTAATAacttaataaaagaaaaagttttAAACTTGAGATGCGTGCGTAGAAACTCAACATTATATCCACGATTTTGTATCACATGCCAATGCACCTGCACCAATAGCTGGTAATATGTTCATAATGTTTTCTCTGTAGGAGTATGATAGTTTAGTTTATACGCTGTGAATCATTATGAATTTATACCAACACAAGGCGATTAATTAGTgcttttttttagaaaaaagttttgtttttgttttatgaaacTGTTCACTGTTGACATGAAATTTCGCgtagtttctagttttgttctttaattcattGTACAGATGAATTTTGTTGGCAATTACATATTGTGAGCCCAATAAGTTTAAATGTTTAACGAATTTaagtggttttttttatttatatttttgaatgagtgtaaagataaatttaaatattgaaTTGAGTTTGTGAGAATAGCTTAagtaataaatttgggtttaaaaagatattgatagttgaattaaaaataatataagtgTCGAGGGTGTAGAGAGAGGTTATGGGTGCAAATCAAATTTCCCATGAAATTATTGGGCATGTTTGaaaattcttttaaaataactaaaagctTTTTTGGATCACCAAAAGCGCTTCCAATAGAGTTTGGCGGAAAAAGTTAAACATGCTTCTGGGTTGAAAAACGCATTTGAAGCGCTTTCTAAAAGAAGCACTTGTTGTGCGCTTCCTTCATATTGGTGTTTTTCCATAAAACACTTGcatttttcctttaaaaaaaaaaaaaaaaaagaagcacaTAGAACCGAGTTACAAACATTTAACAGAAACTAGAATTTGGAAGGTCACTAAACATGTAATAACCTATATTATATAAATCACCAATTCGTATTCTTCATTGTTTGTGCTTTGATGCTTCGATTATGCTTTCGATAAACAACATGTGCCCCGTTTTGCTTGTGTCGCTAATTATACAATAAATTGTATACAACTCACAGTTTAGTgtgttcattttttattttatgcgcTACGGTTCTCTATttgattaaaaatatataatcgGTTCTGCTTGCAGGCGTAACACAATCTATTTAGTATATAAACACAAAAGCATCATGCTTTCTTTACAAGGTTGAATACTTATTTATTATATGAGTATAATACCAATTCATGATCAGATTATGTGAATCTGCCTCAGAACTCAGGTGCCTTAATTAGTGCGGTGGCTAATGAGTGACAACCCCAAAATAATTGGATTaggttaataaaaaaatgatttgcATGTATTTTATGGTAAGAGTGGAATATTATTACAGTTCCTTTTAGCTTTTGCTTTCACTAGGTTATTAATTTAAGTTTTGATTGGCATCAGCAGAGACAAAAGGTTAAACTTGATTGGACAAAGCTCTCATTGTTTAGTACTAATCAGATCAATAATGTTGTGTATTATGATGATTAATTAACAATAAAGCATTAGTGATTATCCTTATACTTTTGTGGTTTGGGTTGGACAACCAGATACATCGGTATGTAAATGTGAGTATGGTGGGGGGACCAAAGAATCCACGAgatgaattgattttgttttgttttcttcttcttttttgatATTCATTGGGAGAAACATTGTTTTAACATGATGAAAGTTTGTTGTCTAGTTCTGACTTATATGAAACGTGATACAAATCGTTATCATCGGAAgcatttttaatttcaaacaCGCTTTACGTAGGGGTAAGGTATTTAACGCTACAGTATGAGACTACGAGCACAATTTGGAATACCATTATTTAAAGTAATGATCTCGTTGAGTTTGCATTCTCAGACAGATGTTTATATTGTCGTACTGTGAGTTTAAATATGGTGTCTTGTTGTGTATTTATGGCAAATGTGTTATAAGCAACTGTTTATGGCCAAAAGCTCTTTCAAACATGCCCTAAGATCTAAGATCTGAAGAGATAGACAAGGTATCAACTTTTGGATTTTTTGTGTGGGCATTTTGATATAGACACCTCGTTTTAGAACGTCATAGACTAAAcatctcttctttttttcttttttctttttttaaataaaatttttttccttttaaaaatttgattaaatattaaatatttcTCTTACAATTTTTgggacaaaattttattttatttgaagtATATTCTTCACGTTTCTTTTTGTCAACTTCACgttctttctttgttaaccatttTATACTCCTATTATTAATGCGTTTATTATTCATCTCTTTATGGTTATATCaaaatttttattgtttattattatatttgttttaataaattaattagaaTGTTCCAAAATTAGTTATCAGGTACATAAACACAATATAGGTACGTTTGATTGTATGGTTGTTTGATTATATAAGTACGTTTGGTTACCGATAACATGTATACATTTGGTTTAAGGTACATTTGAAATATAAACGTACCAAAAGTCGATACATTTGTTATCAAcgaattatatattttaattactttttttactattaatgaggaattactttaattaatttttatagaaaaaagtaggagttttaatgaaacactcatggtattgttcacttttaacatTAAAGACATTTTAAGCTTAGAAAGTCACTTATGGTACAATTCACTTacacctttattttgtcattttgattaaaactaaaatttttgaggaattttcgttagttttcttaaaaaagtAAGCATCGGAATTCAAGAGATTGGGGAAATAAGATACTTTTACACTAATGACATGTAAtttgaaaatagaaaaatagtGATGTGGCAAGTGGTCAAAGCTTCTTAATCAAATCTTAAATAGGAACTAATTAAATATCAAATTAGACTGCATATTATGTGGCTTAACTAAACTCAATTTTCctctaatgtaaaaatatcgatgtattataaaaaatcaagaaaatctAATTTCTCCTACTTTTCGCCCTAGAGTCACGATGCTATGGGACACATGACACACTCGGAGATCCAATATATAAGGTCTCTTTCTAGACTTGTAGCCAGacaaatatttatattattatatattgaATACAATGACACATTCAAACAAAAATCAACCTAATCAATAGATTAAATTTACAGTCTAATAacataagtatttttttttataccaaacAGTCTAGCAAGGCGATGTTTCTCCTACCATATAATCATGCATAAACTATGTGCTGTACTAAAGCCAAAGATGGCTTCTTCTAACCCATGTGCGTTATCCATGATATGGTGCAGTGGGCGGCTACCTTTAACTGTGGCAGAGGACACCATTTTAGATAAAGGTATACCGCAAACATATTTGAGGACTGGGATCTTGgccatttttttagtttttactgatcgcttattaaaaaaattgttggtAGCGAAACTCGAACCTAGACTTTAACttagcgaaaaaaaaaaaacgatctTTACTAATTCAACCATCCTAGTTGGCAATTTGTCTTTACATTTTATTAGAATGGGCCAGTTTCATCCAATTTGATGTGCATCAATACCTAAAGACAAAATATATGGTGGGTTGTTTTCCAACCAGAACAGTCTCTTGAATTTTCAGAGAAGCGCCTtgacttttgatgtttttttttttttgactagTTGGTTTGACTCATATGCATGGAGATTAGAATATtcctcattattattgttgtttctttgtttgcccaaggaaacaataaaatagCAGAAGCAAACCCGGATAAGAATCTTGAAGTTTGACTCAGTCCTCTACACCTTGTTTCTCAAGCGTTTAGTccaagggtgcgtttggtacgtgggacgggacaggacggaacgggacgaggcgttccgtcccttgtttggtgcgccaaaaatgggtggaacgggttgttccacgggacagattttgggtgtttttgcgttccatctcccccctggaacgggtttgttccacgtccgtggaacacaatgttttaccattttaagacaaatataccccatgtctttttcaaaaattacaccttcgttccgtcccgtcccgtcccgtctgcgtaccaaacgcaccccaaattctctctctctctctgagctctctctctcacttgaaTGGTATGCGTTGTACATTAGGTTGAAAGACGGTCAATGATGCATAGCAGTTATCGCGACAGTCCTATTCGGCTAGCTTCTTGAAGGTTACAAGTTGAATGTGTGTATGAAGTAAAATCATGATTTTCACTGCATAATATTTAGTTTCGAGTTCGTCACTGCTCGCTTCGATTCGTTGGTTCGAGTTCTTAAATCTGTTAAGCCGTATTAAAAGTTTTCGTCAAGTTTAATCCCTGATTCCTGCGTAACTAGTGAGTTAGAAGTTACATGGTGCCTATTGTTGAATTATAAGCAGTGAGCTGATTAGTATTAGTGAATAAGCCATGTGTTTAATTGTGTAGTCGCTTGTGCTTAATATTGCCAAGTGTAAGGCTCAAATATGTAAGGCCATGAGTGTCATGTGTAATGATCCTAGTTATTAATTAAATGAATGGCTGAGATCTGTTTCTAGCGAGAGAGAGATCCAGCTAAAGTGTTTCTAACGGTATTATTCTCTTTTTACATGACTTGTGTGGGAGTGAGAGAAGCAATCAACGAGAATAATATTTCCTCAGTAATTTGCAGAGAGAGAAACAACCATTTCCTCTCCCTTGTGCATTCATCTCTCTTCGattccttcttcttccaaaatatCAATCAACTGAGCTATATTTCAATTAGGTTGCGCAGCCAAGTAACCGCGCTTAGGGTTTTCCGACTAAATTCTTATAAGCAGCATTTTGATCAGAGTAGTTTGTCAAGAAGCTGAAATGAATAAAGGAAACTTAACAAATGAACTCATAAACCATGACTACACGCAGTGCGTATAGTATAGACAACTCGAAAACTCGAGAACAAAAAGATTACAGATTGTATTAGTTATCCACGACTGTCAAAAAATCTAGCCTAGATAACATGATCCAGCAACTAAGCAGGTTTCCAGAAAGCAAGACCGAAGATGGTTTTGCCTTTCCATCCCTGAAGCATCCACTCGCCATCTTCATCTACTAGAAAATCATCATGATAATGCATTGCCTTCAGCATAATCTTCACTCTTTTCAAGAGCTCCTGGTCTAACGGCACCTGCTTGAACCCAGCCCGATGATATCTAACCTGCCACTGCTTGTATGTCTCAGGCCTTTCAACTCGTTCCAGTCCTTCACACGCGACGACATtcattatgtctttaccatATATTGCCTTTTCAAACATCATCCGCTGCTCATCTTCGCGAGGAATAGTGGCCTCAAACATATCAAACATTGCAGAGAAGTGGTAGAGTGCCTCTTTGAACCGTGTGACAAAGAAGGGTGAATTGTATGTCCCGTTGACAACTCCGTGAATGAAAAGGTCCGGATTAATTCTTCTGATCAACTTTAGGACAAGGTCCCTCGGACTGCTCACCACCACGGTTTCATCAGGTATGTGCTTTAACCGATGCATGCAGTTAACCACAGTTAGCTCATTTCTGTCAATTTTAAGATCCTCAAGTTGGATGGTCTCCCATTTCTGTGCGAAGACCCTGTACTCAAACTGGACATTAAATCTTGCAGCATATTTTTTCAAGCGACGCCCCGTCTCGTCAACTCTTTCTGTAGGTCGAAAACCAGGTTGGGGAAGCTCAATTGCTGTCAAACGTATGCTAGGAGGTCCACCATTTCTCTCCGAGAGGCGTTGGATAAGGCAAGGCCATTGGAAACCATACGAAATACCGAAATCAACAATGTGAAGCCTTGTTGCTTTTTCAGCTAGTTTAATAATTGTCCTGTTGGAAAAGAAGTGTAACATATGCTTGAAAGGGCAATAATTAACATACATCTGGTGGGCTTTTAAGATTTCAGCGGCTGGTATCTGTATACTCAGAAGAGGTGAATACGATGGGGTTCTGGCTCCCACCAAGCGCGCCTCTAGGCCATCAGCAAAGTAATGAGCTAATCTCTCGGTTGCATCACCATAGGGGGAAGAGTGCTTCCTTATCTGCTTCAGTAGTTCACTCGCACTTCGTTGGTCATAGCTTGCCGTGGCCTGTGCACATTGAGTTAGCAGGGTGCTAATATCCACAACTTCCCGGTAGTTATTCTGTTTCTTCAAGCGTGTTGTTTTAGACCCTTTTGACTGCTTGTTAGGCTGCAACTTCTCACTTCCCTCACTGCTCAAAGGTTTGTCACGAATACAAGACCCATGCGTATGATTCACATGACAGAGTAATACCCTATCAAACATTTCTTGTGGCTCAGTGTCGTCGCCTAAAGCAGCTGACTGCTTGTTGCTTCTCCCTCCATCTTCATAATCACCATCCTCCCTTTGATGATTCTTCTTTCCCTTCAATCTGTTTGCTGAGATGTAGCCATCATTCTCTGGCTCCGGTGCGGAATTCCTCCTCAGTGTGTTATCGCCCGGGGGAACTAATTGGTACCTCTCCAAGTCAATAATTCCATGTTTCAGGTTTGGAACGAGATTTCCTGCCTCCCCAACTCCTCCAAAATTCCCAGAAGTTGAGTTTGAAACCAAAAGGGTTTCTGAAGAATCGAAAACCGAGTCTGTCTTAGCAGCCACAGAATCATTACTGCTATAACTCTGTGAGGAATCATCATCTGAGTGCTCAAAGCTTTGGTACACCGGAAGAGGCGGTTGGTCAGGCGAAGGAGGATCCTTCGGATTAAGGACATCATAGAAAGATTTCTCAGCAGCTTGGAGGGCCAAACAGTTCTGCAACATGCAAGGCTGATCCTCCAAATCTTCTTCCAGAAGAATATCACTTATGTACTTGATCACCGAATGATTACAGTCACTCATGTCAAAAGAATCTCCATCTGATCCCGGGTTCGAACACCCGGAATCAGTTGGATGCTCAGGGGTTGTTGGAAGGAAAAGTGGATTGGTGGGTTCATGATTCACTTGGAATTGAGTAGAACCAAATTGGAAGTTCTGCATGGGACTTGATGATCTTTCAAAAAGGGTATCCATAAAAACAACCAATTTAGCAGAAACTGGTCAGATTTATCAGGTTTTTCAAGAAAACCCAATTGAGATATTGGATTTTTGGAACTGATGGCCAAGAAAAGTTGGGGAAAACAAGAAAGTGATATAATTTCAATCTTATATTATGCAATTCACTCAGAAAATAAGATATCAATCCAATTGGGTGAGTGAGAAATACTCAAGAAATATATACAGATTTGAGGTTGTGGAACATCATCCAACAGGTTATGAACAGAATCAAGATTTGAACAAACAAAAATTGACAATTCTCAGAGTACCTCTTGGTCTTTTGAGTTGCAAAATACTTCACACCTGAGAAAAAAGCAACAGTGGATTATAAAATTTGATTGCAGGCATAtacaaaaattatatatatgtagtgATTATCCTTTGTTTCTTCATTCATACATGCATGAACATTAACTTTCCGGGAAGGTCTTTTAAGTCTTTAGCCTTTATTCTTTAACTCTTAAGGTTAGTCAAAGTCAGCAGCCACCCACCAGCTTTGTGTCTGTGTCCGGAATTTATGGGATTTGCGTTGGATGCTTGCTCTATACATCAACACATTCTTTCACGATAATTCGCATTTTTTTCTAACTGGTCGTATCGTTTGTCAACAAACTACAATTCTCACCATAAGTGATAAGTCATACTTTCTATCAAACTTATTTACCATGTGTGCTAGTATACCAATATTATAGCGTAACTAGTGCATTGAATATACACGTAGTAAATTATAGGAAATTGATATACAAATTATAGGAAATTGATATACAAATTATAGGCAATTGATAAGAAGTTTGATCAAGCTCCATAGGCAGAGATGGATAAGAGAAAATTTAGAGTGAAAAAGAAGCTATAAGATATAATTCAAAGAGAAAACAAATTTTGGGCACCACATTGTGAAACTCCTAAGCAGGTTTCAAAGCAGAAAGAGCCATGACAATTCTTCCTTTCCATCCCTGCAGCATCCAGTGGCCATCTTCATCGATTCGAAAATCGTTGTGATAGCGCATCAACTTCAGCATAGCTTTCACTTTCCTCATGAGCTCCTGGTCTAGCGGCACCTGCTTGAACCCTGCCCGCTGATACCTAACCTGCCAATGCTTGTATGTCTCCGGCCTTTCAACTCGTTCGATCCCCTCGCATGCTATAACATTCATTATGTCTCTACCATATACTGCTCCTTCAAACATCAGCCGGTGTTCATCTTCGCGAGGAATAGTGGCCTCAAACATATCAAACAGCGAAGAGTAATGGAAGAGTGCTTCTCTGAACCGCTTGACAAAGAAGGGCGAATTGTATGTCCCGTTGACAACTCCGTGAATGAAAAGATCtggatttattttcttgatCAAGTTAAGGACAGTGTCTCTCGGACTGCTCATCACGACTGTTTCATCAGGTATGTGCCTTAATCGGCGCATACAGTTAACAACAGTCAGCTCATTCCTGTCAACTTTAAGATCCTCAAATCGGATAGTTTCCCATTTCTGAGCAATGACATTATACTCAAATGGGACAACGAATCTCTTAGCATATTTTTCTAAGCGACGCATTGTCTCTTCAACCCTTTCAGTAGGTCGAAAACCTGGTTGGGGGAGCTCAATTGCTGTGAAACGAAGATTAGGAGGTCCACCACATCTCTCCGAGAGGCGTTGGATAAGGCATGGCCATTGGAAACCATACGAAATACCAAAATCAATAATGTGAAGCCTCGTAGCATTTTCCGCCAGTTTCATAATTGTTCTATTGGCGAAGAAGTACATCATCTTCATGAAAGGGCATGAAGTAATATACACCTGGTGAGCTTTTAAGATTTCGGTAGCTGGTGTCTGCGGACTTAAAAGAGGAGAATATGAGGGGGTTCTGGAGCCAGCCAACCGCGCCTCTAGGGCGTTAGCAAAGTAATAAGCTAATCTCTCGGTTGCCTCACCATAGGGAGAAGAGTGCTTCCTTATCTTCTTGATTAGTTCACTCGCTGTTTGCTGGTCATAGCTTGCCACAGCTTGTGCGCATTGAGTCAGCATTGTGCACAAATCTACTACTTCCCTGTTCTTATTCTTTGTCTTCGAGCGTGCTGCCTTAGAAACTTTTGGTTGCTTGTTGCACTTCAACTTCCCACTTCCGTCAGTTTTGACAGAC
Protein-coding regions in this window:
- the LOC126591160 gene encoding scarecrow-like protein 30; this translates as MDTLFERFYVPMERFTVGQGSNQNLGNHESTNPIFLPTNLDHNHSDSSSSQNLVNGFQVNHEPTNTLFLPPNSDHPSESEFSSSGSDGDTFDISVCNHPVLKYISDILLEEDLEGKPCMLQDCLALQAAEKSFYDVLKPKGPSSSQSPLPVDRSFENSDDDFKESCHISIGCVAARTDSVSGSEISHIQSCPVESSSDAYNSTYRLKSKKNHLREDGDYTEEGRSNKQSAASADGPEPQEMFDEVLLYKDARRAFESCSDDQSVKTDGSGKLKCNKQPKVSKAARSKTKNKNREVVDLCTMLTQCAQAVASYDQQTASELIKKIRKHSSPYGEATERLAYYFANALEARLAGSRTPSYSPLLSPQTPATEILKAHQVYITSCPFMKMMYFFANRTIMKLAENATRLHIIDFGISYGFQWPCLIQRLSERCGGPPNLRFTAIELPQPGFRPTERVEETMRRLEKYAKRFVVPFEYNVIAQKWETIRFEDLKVDRNELTVVNCMRRLRHIPDETVVMSSPRDTVLNLIKKINPDLFIHGVVNGTYNSPFFVKRFREALFHYSSLFDMFEATIPREDEHRLMFEGAVYGRDIMNVIACEGIERVERPETYKHWQVRYQRAGFKQVPLDQELMRKVKAMLKLMRYHNDFRIDEDGHWMLQGWKGRIVMALSALKPA
- the LOC126591159 gene encoding scarecrow-like protein 30, whose product is MDTLFERSSSPMQNFQFGSTQFQVNHEPTNPLFLPTTPEHPTDSGCSNPGSDGDSFDMSDCNHSVIKYISDILLEEDLEDQPCMLQNCLALQAAEKSFYDVLNPKDPPSPDQPPLPVYQSFEHSDDDSSQSYSSNDSVAAKTDSVFDSSETLLVSNSTSGNFGGVGEAGNLVPNLKHGIIDLERYQLVPPGDNTLRRNSAPEPENDGYISANRLKGKKNHQREDGDYEDGGRSNKQSAALGDDTEPQEMFDRVLLCHVNHTHGSCIRDKPLSSEGSEKLQPNKQSKGSKTTRLKKQNNYREVVDISTLLTQCAQATASYDQRSASELLKQIRKHSSPYGDATERLAHYFADGLEARLVGARTPSYSPLLSIQIPAAEILKAHQMYVNYCPFKHMLHFFSNRTIIKLAEKATRLHIVDFGISYGFQWPCLIQRLSERNGGPPSIRLTAIELPQPGFRPTERVDETGRRLKKYAARFNVQFEYRVFAQKWETIQLEDLKIDRNELTVVNCMHRLKHIPDETVVVSSPRDLVLKLIRRINPDLFIHGVVNGTYNSPFFVTRFKEALYHFSAMFDMFEATIPREDEQRMMFEKAIYGKDIMNVVACEGLERVERPETYKQWQVRYHRAGFKQVPLDQELLKRVKIMLKAMHYHDDFLVDEDGEWMLQGWKGKTIFGLAFWKPA
- the LOC126591157 gene encoding scarecrow-like protein 11, whose translation is MDTFLDEFPSPMNNFVFEQAPVPAYSNPNLVHEFEANHDFTDPSFFLVNPDPVSDLSSSPGVSSEVDSPDSGDTSNEILRYISQMLMEEEEYLENKPCMLHECLALQAAEKSLHDVLVQEQNPFSTDPLLDSVYRYVESPNPGSNHSSSGSVASANWVGSDWDCVQDVSKFSPAQIPNPLVSSGEGEIAHLEHNSSFVMAPRELQVKDVSNSPNGSRNKKNRQREDGDSVDDGRSNKLSAVYADEVELPELLDKVLLCENDKQESNSCSPQESKKLQLNGKSRGSKGKKTRKKKPDDNAGMVDLWSMLTQCAQAVASYDRRNADELLKQIRLNSSPSGDGTQRLAHYLADGLELRLGSGVPSYTSLPNSMSAADLLKAYQTYIKACPFHKMSNLYANKTILKLAEKATRLHIIDFGVLYGYQWPCLIKGLSKRPGGPPMLRITGVEFPQPGFRPSERVEQTGRRLENYCKRFNVQFEYTAIANNWETIRYEDIKTDRDELTVVNCLYRLKNLPDETVTDCPRDTVLKLIREINPDLFIHGVVNGTYNAPFFDTRFRETLFHFSSLFDMFEETLPREDQHRLLYEREVYGRDAINVIACEGSRRVERPETYKQWQIRNKRAGFRQLPSDQEILKLVRSMVKRDYHKDFIVDEDGMWVLQGWKGRIVHAISYWKPV